In the genome of Rhodamnia argentea isolate NSW1041297 chromosome 3, ASM2092103v1, whole genome shotgun sequence, one region contains:
- the LOC115743233 gene encoding uncharacterized protein LOC115743233, which yields MESARPPQSCMPLVSRLDHLDFIMKRLESKQDSAKQGSKRSTVRGEARELPPMDLAVRDGYFKGSLVDRVATLEQRLLQLCLEMDSSSCSRTSGGKSSSQESKRGVSGSSSSTFFGISNRKTETNPPQLHQNVSEIHEEGKSDKVQQQQKIKRSSPGKLKLGKSKTASNNKKTTSKLVGRKDKPRSWPLLNLLGC from the exons ATGGAGTCTGCGAGGCCACCTCAGTCTTGCATGCCACTTGTTTCAAGGCTGGATCATCTGGATTTTATT ATGAAACGTTTAGAAAGCAAGCAAGATTCAGCGAAACAGGGGAGCAAGAGAAGTACGGTTAGAGGAGAAGCGAGGGAGCTTCCGCCAATGGATTTGGCAGTGAGGGATGGTTACTTCAAAGGGTCCCTGGTAGATCGGGTGGCGACCCTCGAACAGCGTCTTCTTCAG CTGTGCCTCGAAATGGATTCGAGCAGCTGCTCACGCACTTCTGGGGGAAAATCGTCAAGCCAAGAATCCAAACGGGGGGTGTCGGGTTCCTCATCCTCCACATTCTTCGGCATCTCCAATCGCAAAACTGAGACAAACCCGCCCCAACTTCATCAAAATGTGTCTGAAATTCAT GAAGAGGGAAAATCTGATAAAGTTCAGCAGCAGCAAAAGATTAAACGCTCATCTCCTGGCAAGCTCAAGCTTGGAAAGAGCAAGACTGCTAGCAATAACAAGAAGACGACATCCAAGCTCGTGGGAAGAAAGGACAAGCCTCGCAGTTGGCCACTCCTAAACTTGTTGGGTTGTTGA
- the LOC115743232 gene encoding abscisic acid receptor PYR1-like: MENSQRSESAQEPEDPPPANTAHHLTTPPGLTPDEFAELGPSVAEHHTYELGPGRCSSLLAQRVRAPRAAVWSIVRRFDQPQVYKHFIRQCSVGPDFEVAAGAMRYVDVISGLPASTSEERLDVLDDDRFVTGFTIIGGEHRLRNYRSVTTMHEVAREGGIWTVVLESYVVDVPEGNTEEDTRLFADTFVKLNLQKLASVAEGLVGGS; encoded by the coding sequence ATGGAAAATAGTCAAAGATCCGAGTCCGCTCAAGAACCCGAAGACCCACCGCCGGCGAACACGGCCCACCACCTGACGACCCCGCCGGGGCTGACCCCCGACGAGTTCGCCGAGCTCGGCCCCTCCGTCGCCGAGCACCACACGTACGAGCTCGGCCCGGGCAGGTGCTCCTCCCTCCTGGCCCAGCGCGTGCGGGCCCCACGCGCCGCCGTTTGGTCCATCGTGCGCCGCTTCGACCAGCCCCAGGTGTACAAGCACTTCATCAGGCAATGCTCCGTGGGGCCCGACTTCGAGGTCGCCGCGGGGGCCATGCGCTACGTCGACGTCATCTCCGGCCTCCCGGCGTCCACGAGCGAGGAGAGGCTGGACGTGCTGGACGACGATCGGTTCGTCACCGGGTTCACCATCATCGGCGGGGAGCACCGGCTGAGGAACTACCGGTCGGTGACGACGATGCACGAGGTGGCGCGTGAGGGCGGGATCTGGACCGTCGTCCTGGAGTCGTACGTCGTGGACGTGCCGGAGGGGAACACCGAGGAGGACACCCGCCTCTTCGCCGACACCTTTGTGAAGCTGAACCTGCAGAAGCTGGCCTCCGTCGCTGAAGGGCTGGTTGGTGGCTCGTGA
- the LOC115743039 gene encoding uncharacterized protein LOC115743039 produces the protein MSLNCLTCQAQRRVDLDLDYGCVDHEEPRHLCCVMVDRNWSGPLASPSYEKKISRSGLLGPRTKKAKKGQRRLWGTGASSFGDKPMAGSGEARLVRSSGMRRDWSFEDLRKRRDEKSKSRR, from the coding sequence ATGAGTCTCAATTGCCTCACATGCCAAGCCCAGAGAAGGGTAGATTTAGACTTGGACTATGGCTGTGTTGATCACGAAGAGCCTCGCCATTTGTGTTGTGTCATGGTAGATAGGAACTGGTCAGGCCCTTTGGCCTCACCATCCTATGAGAAGAAGATATCTAGAAGTGGGCTTCTCGGGCCTCGCACGAAGAAGGCGAAAAAGGGCCAACGCCGGCTGTGGGGCACCGGGGCCTCCTCCTTTGGGGACAAGCCGATGGCCGGCTCGGGGGAGGCGAGGCTGGTGCGGAGCAGCGGGATGAGGAGGGATTGGAGCTTCGAGGATTTGAGAAAGAGGAGGGATGAGAAGAGCAAAAGCAGGAGATGA